The proteins below come from a single Triticum aestivum cultivar Chinese Spring chromosome 5D, IWGSC CS RefSeq v2.1, whole genome shotgun sequence genomic window:
- the LOC123122231 gene encoding putative alpha-L-fucosidase 1: MGGGPSMSLLCYYCLVFVAGVVAAAGAGTSVPPPLPVLPIPTAAQLAWQRREVIMFFHFGMNTFTDVERGTGAENPALFAPAALNATQWMDAAAAAGASLAILVAKHHDGFCLWPSAYTAHSVRASPWRAGNGDVVGEFTAAARARGVDAGLYLSPWDLHDRHYGQEVAYNEYYMAQLHELLTRYGRVWEIWFDGNKGTNATKMTYHFQEWFDTVRQLQGSINIFSDAGPDIRWVGDEKGFAGTTCWSAVNQSSITIGSAGIEKYLNEGDPRGTEWVPPECDVSIRPGWFWHRNETAKPLSQLLNIYYNSVGRNCVLLLNAPPNATGLIDGADMARLREFGAAVKRIFGTDLAEGSRARASSERGGGFEAGKVLDGREETYWAPTAEDGRRNGYWIELRRPAGARAFNVVRIQEHVALGQRVERHEVYVDGVAVARGTTVGHKRLHRLACPVAGRTVKIWFAARRGPPLVSAVGLHLDPYATDVM; the protein is encoded by the exons aTGGGGGGAGGTCCGTCGATGTCGCTGCTGTGCTACTACTGCCTGGTGTTCGTCGCcggagtggtggcggcggcgggggctggAACGAgcgtgccgccgccgctgccggtgcTGCCCATCCCGACGGCGGCGCAGCTGGCGTGGCAGCGGCGCGAGGTCATCATGTTCTTCCACTTCGGGATGAACACCTTCACGGACGTGGAGCGCGGAACGGGCGCCGAGAACCCGGCCCTCTTCGCCCCGGCCGCGCTCAACGCCACCCAGTGGATGGAcgcggcggccgccgccggcgcctcgCTCGCCATCCTCGTCGCCAAGCACCACGACGGCTTCTGCCTCTGGCCGTCCGCCTACACCGCCCACTCCGTGCGGGCCAGCCCCTGGCGCGCCGGCAACGGCGACGTCGTCGGCGAGTTCACggccgcggcgcgcgcgcgcgGCGTCGACGCCGGCCTCTACCTCTCGCCGTGGGACCTCCACGACCGCCACTACGGCCAAGAGGTCGCGTACAACGAGTACTACATGGCCCAGCTCCACGAGCTCCTCACCCG GTACGGGAGGGTGTGGGAGATCTGGTTCGACGGCAACAAGGGGACCAACGCGACCAAGATGACGTACCATTTCCAGGAGTGGTTCGACACGGTGAGGCAGCTGCAgggctccatcaacatcttctccGACGCCGGCCCCGACATCCGGTGGGTCGGCGACGAGAAGGGCTTCGCCGGCACCACCTGCTGGTCCGCCGTCAACCAATCCTCCATAACCATCGGCAGCGCCGGCATCGAGAA GTACCTGAACGAGGGCGATCCGCGGGGCACGGAGTGGGTGCCGCCGGAGTGCGACGTGTCGATCCGGCCGGGCTGGTTCTGGCACCGGAACGAGACGGCCAAGCCGCTGAGCCAGCTGCTCAACATCTACTACAACTCGGTGGGCCGCAACTGCGTGCTGCTGCTGAACGCGCCGCCCAACGCCACGGGCCTGATCGACGGCGCCGACATGGCCAGGCTGCGCGAGTTCGGCGCCGCGGTCAAGCGCATCTTCGGCACGGACCTGGCGGAGGGCAGCAGGGCGCGGGCCAGCAGCGAGcgcggcggcggcttcgaggcGGGCAAGGTGCTGGACGGCCGCGAGGAGACGTACTGGGCGCCGACGGCGGAGGACGGGCGGCGGAACGGGTACTGGATCGAGCtgcggcggccggcgggggcgCGGGCGTTCAACGTGGTGAGGATACAGGAGCACGTGGCGCTGGGGCAGCGGGTGGAGCGGCACGAGGTGTACGTGGACGGCGTGGCCGTGGCCCGCGGCACCACGGTGGGCCACAAGCGGCTGCACCGGCTGGCCTGCCCCGTCGCCGGGCGGACGGTGAAGATCTGGTTCGCGGCGCGGCGCGGGCCGCCGCTGGTGTCGGCGGTGGGCCTCCACCTCGACCCCTACGCAACCGACGTGATGTGA